ACTATGACAGCCAGTGGTTCCGGTGCTGTCGAGAGCAGCGCTGACATCGGAATCCCGTCGATTTCGACGGTGCGTGATACCGGCGGGGCGATACTGTCGAATGGTCCGTCTGGCAGTTCGGTATCGACTTCGGGAATAGTCATGACTCGGTCCTCAGCAGTAGTACCCCGCTGGGGGTGAGGCCGCCGCTGGTCGCGACTGCCACGTGGGCATCGGGAATTTGGCGCGGTCCCGCCGCGCCGCGCAGCTGGAGGATGGCCTCATACAGCAACCCCATCCCGTGGGTGCGACCGTGTGAGAGCTGTCCGCCGTGCGTGTTCACCGGCAGTTGGCCGTCGCGGGCGATGTTCTTGCCGCCGTCGAGGAAGTCCTTGGCCTCGCCGATCCCACAGAAGCCGAGAGCCTCCAGCCAGGACAGACAGTTGAAGGTGAACCCGTCATAGAGTTGGGCGACGTCGACATCGTTGGGACGCAGGGAAGTTCGCGACCAGAGATGCGCGGCCTGGCCGAGCACCTGCGGTTCGTGGGTAAGGGTGCTCTGATCCCAGTCGGTCCGCTCGATGATCTGGGTTCCCGCCGCCTCCACCAAGATCGGCGGCTGTGCCAGGTCGCGGGCCGCGTCCACCGCCGAGACGATGACCGCGACAGCGCCGTCACACGGCACATCACAGTCGTAGAGCCCGAAGGGGGTAGTGATCGGCCGTGCGGACAAATAGTCCGGCATCGTCAGGGCATCGCGATAGATCGCGGTCGGCGCGAGGGCGGCATTGGCGCGCTGATTCAGCGCGATCCATCCCAGCGTCTCCCGGGTGGTGCCGTAGCGATGAAAGTGGCGCTGGGCGTTCTGGGCCAAGGTGTGTGCGGCGGAGGTGGCGCCGAACGGGATCATCCAACTGGCGGTCCGGCCACCCGCCGGCGTGATTCGGCCCTGCTTCATCAGCTCGCCGTAGGTGGATTCCCAGACCGTGCGGTAGCACAGCACGTGGCGGGCGAGCCCGCCGGCGACGGCGAGCATGGCCGCGATCACCGATCCACCAGGACCGAAGGTTTCGATACCGCCGTTGTGCCAGGTCGGCCGGATACCGAGGGCGGACTCGAGGGTGGTGACACCGCCCTCGCCGAAACCACCGACATTTCCGCCGCCGGGATAGGTTGCCAGCCCGTCGATATCGTCCATCGTGAGCCCTGCGTCGGTGACGGCACTCTCGCAGGCATCGAGCGTGAGCGAGAGCGGCGACACCAGCAGGCGGCGGCCGATACGCGACATACCGATGCCGGTAAGGGCCACCTTGTCCTCGAATTTGTCCGCGCTCACCATCGGCCGCACGTGTTCGTGGAACCGGGCGGGCTCGATGTCGTCGGCAGGTAGCGCGGCGGGTTCGGGTTGCTCCTCGGTAGGTCGAAACAGCGGTAACCAGACGTCCGCGAGTTGCTGGAAGACGACTTCCATTCGCATGCCGAGGACCAGGTCCGTCGGATCACCATCGACCACCGTGGTGGTCAACCGGACACGCGGATCCTCCTCGATGGCGACCTGTGCCACCACGTATGGCGCGGGAAGGCCGGGCAGGGCGAATCGATGGTTGACGGTGAATCCGATGAGGGTAGCGAAACCCGAGACCGCACGTGGCGCCAATTGGCGGCCACGGCAGTATCGGCATACCGGTTGCGGTGGATGGATCAGTGCCGCGCAGGACTGGCACTCTTGGATGCGTAGCAGGGCGTCCGCACCCGCGGTCCAGAAGAATTCGTTGTCCGCCGTGAGTTGAGGCAGCGGCCGCCCCGCGGCATTTTCCGGGTCCGACACGTCGCCTCATTCCTGGGTAGTGGGTGGTCCGACGACGTGGTGCGTGGCCGCCCCGGATGAGCGACCACGCACCATGCCTGCTGGTAGCCTTGCGGCCTATTCGTCGATGAGAGCTTGCTCTTTGCGCGCGGTGACCGGGGCGGCCAGTTGCTGCTCGTCACAGATCCGCTGCAACTTCTCCAGGGTCTCGTCGAGCCCGGCACCTAGCCGCGGTCCCGGGGTGAAGGTGGCCCGAAGGTGTCGCATGCCCTGGATGACACCGATAGTGTCGTAATGTACGGCGCCTTCCGGGTCACACCAGAAGTCGGGCATGCGGTCGAGCACCGCGGTGACCATCCGCTTGAACACCATGCGCGCCACATTCGAGCCGATGCACCGATGGACGCCGAGGCCGAAGCTGAAGTGGCGGTTGCCTCGTCGATCGAGCACCACTGTGTCGGGATCCTCGAACACCTGGGCGTCGCGGTTGGCCATCGCCCATGACAACCACAGGCGCTCGCCCTCTTTGAACGTGGTGCCGACGTACTCGCAATCCTCGGAGATGGTGCGTCCGTCGCCGGGTGCGGGCGTGAAGTAGCGCAGGAACTCCTCGGTCGCGGAGTTCAGTAGCAGATCCCGGTCCTGGCTGAGGGTTTCGCGCTCCGAGGGATTTTGTGACAGCCATTCCAGCGCGTGCGCGGTGAGTGCGGTGGTGGTATCGAAGCCGCCGCCGATGATCAGCGAGAGAATGCCGAGACTCTCCATGTCGGAGGGCTTCTCGCCATTGACCTCGGCGCGGGCGACCGCATCGATCAGGCCGGGCCGCGGGTTCTCGCGAATCTCGAACAGGCTCTGGAGCAGATCCAAACCCATGGCTCGGTGCAATTCACCTACCCGGACGATATCCGGCGAATCCGGTGGGGTGTAGACCCCGGCGTGGGCAGGCTCGTTGTAGATCGTCCACTTCTTCAGCGGTATCCCGAGCATGCCGAGGGTCAGGACCGCAGGCACGATATTTGCGAGCTCGTCGACGAAATCGATACTGCCGCTTTCGATCTTCTCGTCGAGGCAGGCGCGCACTACCTCGTCGACAAAGGGAATCCAACGATTGACGGCGGCCGGTGACAGATAGGGATTGAGTATCGAACGGTAGGCGCGATGCTCGGGCTCATCCATTTCCAGAATGCCGCCTCGAATGCCTTTTGCCCGGGTCGCGGTGGGGATGTTGATACCCTTGTACCCACGGCGTTCACCGTTGACATCGTGGTCGTTGGAGACTTCTGGGCACCTGGCCAGGGCGAATACCTCGTTCGCGCCCGAGGCCACCCAATGACCGTCGTAGCTGTCGGACCAGGCGATGGGGCACTTGGCATGCAGCTCATGGGTGACCTCTTCGAATTCCTCCCGATACTGCGGAGTGTGGCGGTCGAAGTGGTAGCGGTTGGCTTTACGTTCGTCGTCAGGCACGACGCCGTCAACGCTCATGCGGCGTTGTCCTCTCTTGTCGCTTCCGGCGGCAGATCGCCCCTGGGTTCAGGGGATTGAAATCGCTTGTTCCGGGCAGGAATGCGCGGCCTCGCGCACTTTATCCTGCTCCTCGACCGGAACGTCTTCGTCGACGGGCGAGGAATGCCCATCCAGCTCGCTCAGTTCGAACGAGTTCGGCGCGATCATCGCGCAGAGGGTGTGCCCTTGGCAGCGTTGCGAATCGACCTGGACCTTCACGACTTTCCATATCTGTTGTTACTGATGTGTTGACGCCGGACGCGCAGAGTCGACCTCAGGTGTTCCGGCCACCGTTGACGCCGAATATCTGGCCGGTGATGTATCCGGCCTCTTCGGAGATCAGGAAGCCGCACGCGGCGGCGATGTCTTCCGGCTGGCCGACGCGGCGTACCGGGGTGCGCTGGATATGTTCCTGGATCGTTCCGCCGAGGAGCCTGAGCTGCTCGGCATTGCGCAGCATCGGGGTATCGATGAAGCCTGGTGGCACCGCGTTCACGGTGATACCGTTCGGGCCGAGTTCGAGAGCGAGGGCCTTGGTCAGTCCGTTCACCGCGGATTTGGCGGAGACGTAATGGGCCATGAACGGTTGACCCGACTGGGCGCTCGAGGACGAGATATTCACGATGCGGCCCCACTTCGCATCGACCATGTCCGGCAGTACCGCCTGGACGCAGTGGAAGACGCCGTTGAGGTTGATGTCGATCACCCGCTGCCATTCCTCGAAGCCGAGATTGGCGAAGCGCTTGAATCCGTCGAGTCCCGCTGCGTTGACGAGAACGGTGACGGGGCCGAACTTTGCACGGATCGAGGCGAGCGCTGTTGCGATCTGTTCCGGATCGGTGACGTCGGCGGCATACCCGAAATCCGTGTCATCGGCCCGCAGGTCGAAGGTGGCGACCGTGAAGCCGTCAGCGCGCAGTCGCCGTGCGACCGCCTGACCGATACCGGAGCCGCCTCCGGTGACGACGGCTGTCTTCACGCCCACGCCTCTTCACCGGCGATGGTGGTGCGGTGCATGGTGCGGCGCGAGGCCGGGTCATAGGGCAGGGCGCGGTGCAGCATGCCGGTGTTATCCCAGATCACCACGTCGCCTTCCTGCCATTCGTGGGTGTAGCGGAACCGTTCCTGGGTGGTCCAGGCGAGAATTTCGTCGAGCAGTGCGCGGCTCTCGTCGGGATCTACGCCCACAACGTGGTCGGCGGTCGCGCCGATGGCGAGCGACTTGCGACCGTCGGCGCGCTGCCACACCAGCGAGATCTCGTGGGTGGGCTGCCTGCGCCACCCCTGGACCTGTTCTTCGCTCGGATCGGGATGGGCGAGCCGCTGCGCGGCCTCGAAGCTGTGCACCACCCGTAGCTCCTCGTATCGCTTCCGCTCCTGGTGCGGCAGCGCTTCGTAAGCCGCGTAGGTGCTCGCGAATTCGGTGCCGCCGCCGACCATGGCGACATGCCGGGCGGTGAGCATCGTCGCTTTGGCAGGTACATCGTTCGTGGTGTCGTCGATATGCCAGTTGAACGTGCCCTTGAGGTACTCGGCCGCCGGGTTGACGGACGGGTCGAGGGAGACCTTGAAGATCTCCTTGCCGCCTGGCGCCAGCACCGGACCGAGTCGGCGGCTGAAGGCGAGTTGCACCTCATCGTCGAGGTGACCCCCGCGAATCAGCAATACACCACGCCACTTCAGTGCCTCGAGACACCGGGTGATGGTCGTCTCGGCGAGCAGGTCTTCGACATCGGTGACCTCCACACCCAGGGCTGGGCTGAGCGCCTTCGTCGTGATCAAGAGAATCTCCTTCCTGTTCATGAGAACCGTACTCTCGCATTTGGGCGACAGGCAAGGCCCGGATCGATTCGGTGCCATTCGGTCGTTTTAGCTGCTACCGGGATGGGCGATTCAGGCTGATCGGCGCTTCCGCAGGCTCGATTTGCTGCTAGAGTTCGCCTTGGAGAGGTTTAGATTCTCCTTCAGGGAGAATCATATTTTCAGCTGCTCGATCAGGAGGCGAAATATGCGACCCAAGGACCAGGTGTCCGCCGATGCGGGTGCGGTGCAGGACAACAACGACGGGGTGCCGATGGGTGAGGCGTCGAGGCGGTTGCTCATCGACGGTCAGCTCGTCACCACGGGTTGGACCTTCGAATCCCTGAATCCGGCCACCGGAGCGGTGCTCGGGTACGCACCGGACGCCACGGTCGTCGAGGCCGAGGCTGCCATCGCGGCCGCGCGCCGAGCCTTCGACAGCACCGACTGGTCCACCGATGTGCAGCTGCGTATCCGCTGCCTGGACCAGCTCTACCAGGCGCTCACCGAGCACAAGGAAGAGTTGCGTGAGCTGACCATCGCCGAGGTGGGCGCGACCCGTACCCTGACCCACGGCAATCAGCTCGAGACACCCCTCGGAATTGTCAGCTACTACGCGAATCTGCTGCGCACCTACCCAATGACCGAGGAACTCGGCGAGGTCGAGTCACGCGGCCAGCAACATCGTCGCTGGGTGGAGAAGGAGGCTGCGGGGGTTGTCGCGGCGATCGTCGCCTACAACTATCCGCACCAGCTCGCGTTGGCGAAATTGGCTCCCGCACTGGCCGCCGGTTGCACCGTGGTGCTCAAGGGCGCACCCGACACCCCGCTGGTCACTCTCGCGCTGGGTGAGCTGATCGCCGAGCACACCGATATCCCGGCCGGCGTGGTGAACGTGTTGAGTTCGTCCGAGGTAGCGGTCGGCGAGCTGCTGACCAAGCATCCCGACGTGGACGCGGTCACCTTTACCGGATCCACCGTAACCGGGCGCCGCATCATGGCCGCCGCGAGCGACAGTCTCAAACGGGTCTTCCTGGAACTCGGCGGCAAATCGGCGGCGATCTTGCTCGATGACGCGGATCTCACCCTCGGCGCTCAGTTCGCGGCCTTCAGCATCTGTACTCAGGCGGGTCAGGGATGCGCGCTCACTACCCGGCTGCTGGTGCCGAGGCAACAGCACGATGAAGTTGTCCAGCAGGTCGCCAAGTTCATGGGAATGGTCCGGCTCGGCGACCCCGGCGATCCGAAAACCTATATGGGCCCGCTCATCAGCGAACGCCAGCGCGACAAGGTGGACGGCATGGTCAAGCGTGCCGTCGCGGCGGGCGCGGAGCTCGTCATCGGCGGTGAACGAGTCGATCCGGGGTACTTCTACACACCGACGTTGCTCGCGGGCGTCGATCCCGACAGCGAGATCGCGCAGGAGGAAGTCTTCGGGCCGGTACTAGCGGTCATCCAGTACGCCGACGACGAGGATGCGGTGCGCATCGCCAACAATTCGCAGTACGGGTTGTCCGGGGCGGTGTTCGGTAAAGACCAGGATCGTGCCCTCGCCATCGCACGACGTATTCGCACTGGCACGTTCAGTGTGAACGGCGGCAACTACTTCCACGCCGATGTCCCGTTCGGCGGCTACAAACAGTCGGGCATCGGCCGTGAAATGGGTGTCCCCGGGTTGGAGGAGTTCCTGGAGCGCAAGACCTTCGCGACGGTGGTCGCATGAAGCCGCTCGAAGGAATCCGCGTTCTGGAGGCCGCGATGTACGGCTTCGTGCCGTCGGCGGGCGCGGTGCTCGCCGACTGGGGCGCGGAGGTGATCAAGGTGGAGCATGCGGTAAGCGGCGATCCGCAGCGCGGCCTGCGCCAGACCGGTACCTTCCGAGTCGAGGGCGACCCGAATCCCAATGTGGAGCACGCGAATCGAGGCAAGCGCAGCATCGGTCTCGATATGGCGACAGCGGAGGGCCGGGAAGTGCTCTATGACCTGGCTCGCCGATCAGATGTGTTCCTGACGAGCTTCTTGCCGCAAGCGCGAGCGAAGTTCGGCATCGACGTCGACGATATCCGCGCGCTGAATCCCTCCATCATCTACGCCCGGGGCAGCGCGCTCGGACCGCGTGGTCAGGAAGCGGACCGGGGTGGCTACGACATGACCGCCTTTTGGGCGCGGGCCGGCATCGCCGCTACCCTCACGCCGCCAGGTGTGGAGGGGATGATCAGTCCGCCTGGGCCTGCCTTCGGCGACACCATCTCCGGCACGAATCTCGCAGGCGGGATCGCGGCGGCGCTGCTGAAACGCGAGCGTACCGGGGAGTCTTCGGTCGTGGACGTATCACTACTCGGCAGCGGGCTGTGGGCGATGGGCCATACGGTGGCACTGTCGCTGCATCTCGATAAGCCGATGGTGGCGCCGACACCGGGTGCGCACGGCTCCCCGACGAATCCACTGTCGGGGTTGTACGCTACCGCCGACGGTCGCTATCTCGCGTTCGTCATGCTGCAGCCCGGCAAGTTCTGGGCCGATGTCTGCCAGCACATCGACCGTCCGGAGTTGGCCGACGATCCACGCTTCGTGACCGCTGAGCAGATTGCCACCAATACCGATCAGGCCGTCGAGATCCTGAAAGAGGCGCTGGCCGCGCGCACACTCGCCGAGTGGACCGAACGCTTCGCGACCTTGGCCGGTCCGTGGGCACCGGTGCAGGATTCACGCCAGGTGGGCGACGATACCCAGATCCGGGCCAACGAGTACGTAATCCCCGCGGGCACCCTCGAATTGGTCGCCAGCCCGGTGCAATTCGACGTTGCCGCACCGAAGCTGGGTCCAGCCCCCGAATTCGCCGCGCAGACCGACGAGGTCCTGCTCGAACTCGGACTGGACTGGACCCGCATCATCGAACTCAAGACCGCGGGTGTGGTCACCTAGCGGCCGGTGCTATTCCCACGGAGTCAGCACGATCTTTCCGCGCACTCGGCCCGATTCGCTGAGCCGGTGCGCCTCGGTGACCGCCGACAGTGGTAGTAGGTGCCCGACTTCGATGTGGAGCTTGCCTTGATCGGCGAGTGTTGCCATCGCCGCGAGGGTGGCCGGGGAAGGATGCCCGGCCACCCGGTGGTAGCGCGGATCTGTTGCGGCATCGGAGCTTTGGAAGTCGATGTAGCGCCCGTCGGCCCGCAGGACCGGCAGCGACCGCGAGCCGTAGGTGCCGCCGACGAGATCGAGTACGACGTCGACTTTGTCGACTGTCTCCGTGAAATCGCCTGTGGTGTAGTCGATCAACTCATCAACGCCCAAGGTGCGGAGGAAGTGGTGATTCGCCGCACGGGCGGTGCCGAAGACATAGGCGTCGCGGCTTGGTAACGGAGCTCAGCTGAAACAGCCTATGTCACTTGACTTCTCACTTGGCCAGCTGCGGTGGGGTGGGCGGCGGCTGGTTGATGGTGGTGAAGTACTGGACTCCAGCCATGATCGCGATCGGCGCGGTGATGAAAATCTGCCCGGCCAATGCGCCGAGCGCACCGATGGCGAGTATCCCGCCGAGGCAGCCGATGGCCGCCGCCGGCAGGAACGCACCGAACAGGCCGATGATGGCGGCGGAAGCGACGGTAGCACCGGCGATCCCGCCGAGGATGCAGCCGATAGCGCCGCCGCTGATACCGCCGGCGAAGGTGCCGATGGCGGCGCCCATACTGATGGTGCTGGTCAGACGGCTCCATGCGGACTGTTCACGGTCGTACTGGTTTTGCCAGGGGGCCTGATCTTCGTAGGGCAGCGCCACCGGCTTATACACCGCGTGTTCGACACCGAATTGCGGGGTCAACGTGGCGGTCCGGTCCTTGATTTCCGCGGCGATCGGGAATTCGAAGTCGTCGACCCGGAACTTCAGTTCAGTGCCTGCGAGAGTTGTCCCATTGGCAGCCTTGATCTTGAAGGTGCCGTCTTCGACGACCAGTGCGCCCGAGTCGGTTTGGATGATGGTTGATTGTTCCGTTATTGACGTCGTGAATTTGATGGCGTCCGCACTGCCGGTGGGTACCGCGCCAGCGATGCCTGCGGTCGCTCCCAGGGGCGTAGTTACCACGACGGTGGTGGTGGTGGTGAGTTTCTTGATCTTCATTGATTGAGACGCGAGGACCGGCCAGGAAATTGCTATGAGCAAGATCCAGTTCAACAGCTCGGATTCATCGTTCAGCGATGTGGTGCTGATCGGCGCGTTGATCAACGCCGCGGTCCGGCTGTGCAGGGCGGTCAGCCGGACGTCACGGGTATTGTCGGCGCACCGGCGCGTGGCGCGGCTGGTGCCGACGTCACGCCAGGCCGCCGAGAGTACGTAGTTCGATACCTCGGCGGCGTCGGCGAGCTCGGCGCAGTGAGTGTGGTCCCGCGTCAGGTCAGATATCGCACCAGGTGCTCTGCGACGCACGCCGGTCGCCGCGCACCCTCAGCGGCGATCGTTATGGTGCGCTTGACCTCGACACCGTCGGTGATGTCGTGCACCGCCGTCAGATCGACTTTGCCGTGCACACGGCTGTCGACCAGGACTGGGCTGATGAAGCGAACCTTGTTGAGCCCGTAGTTGATTGCCATGCGAGCGTTGTCGACCGTCATGACTTGCTGGCTGATCGGCGCCAGCAGCGCGAGGGTAAGAAAGCCGTGCGCGATGGTACGGCCGTACGGTCCGTCGGCGGCTCGTCCGGAATCGACGTGGATCCACTGGTGATCGCCGGTGGCTGCCGCGAACAGGTCGATCTTGTGCTGATCGACGGTGATCCACTCGCTGACACCGATCTCGGTGCCCACGGCCGCGCGTAGGGCGTCGAAATCGGGGAAAGTGGTCATGGGTGTTCGCTTTCTGCGGGCGGCAATTGATCTTTCATCACCTTGCCGGTGGCGTTCAACGGCAGGCTGTCGAGGAACCGGACCGACCGTGGCACCTTGTATCCGGCCATCCGCTGGCGGCTCCAGGTGATCAGTTCGTCCTCGGAGACGGGGCCTTTCGCGACGACGAAGGCCTTGCCGACTTCGCCCAATCGTTCGTCGGGCACGCCGATAACAGCAGCCTGAGCGATCGCCGGGTGCTCCAGCAGGTAGCCCTCGATCTCGGCCGGATAGACGTTGAACCCTCCGGCGATGAACATGTCCTTCTTTCGGCCGACAATCCGCAATCTGCCTCCTTCGTCGAGGTCGCCGAGGTCGCCGGTGTGCAACCAGCCTTCGGCGTCAATGGTTTCTGCGGTGGCCGCCGGGTCGTCGAGATAGCCCTGCATGACGCTGTAACCGCGCACCAGCACTTCGCCGTCGACGGCAATCCGCACCTCGATCCCGGCACAGGGGACGCCGACGGTGCCGGCGATCTGTTCGAACGAGTCGCCTGGGCGCGATGCGGTGACCGTGCCGGCCTCGGTCAGGCCGTAGCCGGTCATGATCGAGCGGAACGGTAGCTCGGCCCTGATGCGCCGGATCAACTCGACCGGAATATCGGCGGCCCCGGTGACCGCGGCCCGCAACGACGACAGATCGTGTGATCCGCGCGTCTCCAGCAGCGCGTGATACAGCGTCGGCGGGCCGGGCAGCATAGTCACTCGCTCGCGTTCGACCAGTTCGAGCACCCGATCCACCTCGAAGACCGGTACCGGCAACATGGTCGCCCCACGGAGGAACGCCGCGACCAGACCCGCCTTCAGGCCGAAGGTGTGGAAGAACGGATTGACCATCAGGTACCGATCGCCTTCGCGCAGGTCGGCAAGATCGCACCACTCGGCGTACAGCCTCAAAGTCTGGGCGTGACTCATCATGACGCCCTTGGGTCTTCCAGTTGTTCCTGAGGTGAAGATTATGTCGGCGATATCATCGCCGTGTATCTCGCGCTCGAAAGGTGTTCCGCTGGTCAGGAAATCGGACTTCAGGTCGATCACCGAGACGCCGGGTGGACCCACGTAGTCCTGACCGAGGAATCCCTGCTGAACCAGAACGAGCCGCGCGCCACTGCGTTCGATGACGTCGCACGCCTCTTCGGTCTTGAAACGGGTGTTCACCGGCACCAGTACGCCGCCCGCGGTGAGCACCCCGAATGCCGCGATGATCCATTCGATCGAGTTGGGCGCCCAGATCGCTACCCGGTC
The DNA window shown above is from Nocardia sp. NBC_01730 and carries:
- a CDS encoding thiolase C-terminal domain-containing protein, whose product is MSDPENAAGRPLPQLTADNEFFWTAGADALLRIQECQSCAALIHPPQPVCRYCRGRQLAPRAVSGFATLIGFTVNHRFALPGLPAPYVVAQVAIEEDPRVRLTTTVVDGDPTDLVLGMRMEVVFQQLADVWLPLFRPTEEQPEPAALPADDIEPARFHEHVRPMVSADKFEDKVALTGIGMSRIGRRLLVSPLSLTLDACESAVTDAGLTMDDIDGLATYPGGGNVGGFGEGGVTTLESALGIRPTWHNGGIETFGPGGSVIAAMLAVAGGLARHVLCYRTVWESTYGELMKQGRITPAGGRTASWMIPFGATSAAHTLAQNAQRHFHRYGTTRETLGWIALNQRANAALAPTAIYRDALTMPDYLSARPITTPFGLYDCDVPCDGAVAVIVSAVDAARDLAQPPILVEAAGTQIIERTDWDQSTLTHEPQVLGQAAHLWSRTSLRPNDVDVAQLYDGFTFNCLSWLEALGFCGIGEAKDFLDGGKNIARDGQLPVNTHGGQLSHGRTHGMGLLYEAILQLRGAAGPRQIPDAHVAVATSGGLTPSGVLLLRTES
- a CDS encoding cytochrome P450, yielding MSVDGVVPDDERKANRYHFDRHTPQYREEFEEVTHELHAKCPIAWSDSYDGHWVASGANEVFALARCPEVSNDHDVNGERRGYKGINIPTATRAKGIRGGILEMDEPEHRAYRSILNPYLSPAAVNRWIPFVDEVVRACLDEKIESGSIDFVDELANIVPAVLTLGMLGIPLKKWTIYNEPAHAGVYTPPDSPDIVRVGELHRAMGLDLLQSLFEIRENPRPGLIDAVARAEVNGEKPSDMESLGILSLIIGGGFDTTTALTAHALEWLSQNPSERETLSQDRDLLLNSATEEFLRYFTPAPGDGRTISEDCEYVGTTFKEGERLWLSWAMANRDAQVFEDPDTVVLDRRGNRHFSFGLGVHRCIGSNVARMVFKRMVTAVLDRMPDFWCDPEGAVHYDTIGVIQGMRHLRATFTPGPRLGAGLDETLEKLQRICDEQQLAAPVTARKEQALIDE
- a CDS encoding ferredoxin encodes the protein MKVQVDSQRCQGHTLCAMIAPNSFELSELDGHSSPVDEDVPVEEQDKVREAAHSCPEQAISIP
- a CDS encoding SDR family NAD(P)-dependent oxidoreductase — its product is MKTAVVTGGGSGIGQAVARRLRADGFTVATFDLRADDTDFGYAADVTDPEQIATALASIRAKFGPVTVLVNAAGLDGFKRFANLGFEEWQRVIDINLNGVFHCVQAVLPDMVDAKWGRIVNISSSSAQSGQPFMAHYVSAKSAVNGLTKALALELGPNGITVNAVPPGFIDTPMLRNAEQLRLLGGTIQEHIQRTPVRRVGQPEDIAAACGFLISEEAGYITGQIFGVNGGRNT
- a CDS encoding TauD/TfdA dioxygenase family protein; its protein translation is MITTKALSPALGVEVTDVEDLLAETTITRCLEALKWRGVLLIRGGHLDDEVQLAFSRRLGPVLAPGGKEIFKVSLDPSVNPAAEYLKGTFNWHIDDTTNDVPAKATMLTARHVAMVGGGTEFASTYAAYEALPHQERKRYEELRVVHSFEAAQRLAHPDPSEEQVQGWRRQPTHEISLVWQRADGRKSLAIGATADHVVGVDPDESRALLDEILAWTTQERFRYTHEWQEGDVVIWDNTGMLHRALPYDPASRRTMHRTTIAGEEAWA
- a CDS encoding aldehyde dehydrogenase family protein, which produces MGEASRRLLIDGQLVTTGWTFESLNPATGAVLGYAPDATVVEAEAAIAAARRAFDSTDWSTDVQLRIRCLDQLYQALTEHKEELRELTIAEVGATRTLTHGNQLETPLGIVSYYANLLRTYPMTEELGEVESRGQQHRRWVEKEAAGVVAAIVAYNYPHQLALAKLAPALAAGCTVVLKGAPDTPLVTLALGELIAEHTDIPAGVVNVLSSSEVAVGELLTKHPDVDAVTFTGSTVTGRRIMAAASDSLKRVFLELGGKSAAILLDDADLTLGAQFAAFSICTQAGQGCALTTRLLVPRQQHDEVVQQVAKFMGMVRLGDPGDPKTYMGPLISERQRDKVDGMVKRAVAAGAELVIGGERVDPGYFYTPTLLAGVDPDSEIAQEEVFGPVLAVIQYADDEDAVRIANNSQYGLSGAVFGKDQDRALAIARRIRTGTFSVNGGNYFHADVPFGGYKQSGIGREMGVPGLEEFLERKTFATVVA
- a CDS encoding CaiB/BaiF CoA transferase family protein yields the protein MKPLEGIRVLEAAMYGFVPSAGAVLADWGAEVIKVEHAVSGDPQRGLRQTGTFRVEGDPNPNVEHANRGKRSIGLDMATAEGREVLYDLARRSDVFLTSFLPQARAKFGIDVDDIRALNPSIIYARGSALGPRGQEADRGGYDMTAFWARAGIAATLTPPGVEGMISPPGPAFGDTISGTNLAGGIAAALLKRERTGESSVVDVSLLGSGLWAMGHTVALSLHLDKPMVAPTPGAHGSPTNPLSGLYATADGRYLAFVMLQPGKFWADVCQHIDRPELADDPRFVTAEQIATNTDQAVEILKEALAARTLAEWTERFATLAGPWAPVQDSRQVGDDTQIRANEYVIPAGTLELVASPVQFDVAAPKLGPAPEFAAQTDEVLLELGLDWTRIIELKTAGVVT
- a CDS encoding zinc-binding dehydrogenase; protein product: MIDYTTGDFTETVDKVDVVLDLVGGTYGSRSLPVLRADGRYIDFQSSDAATDPRYHRVAGHPSPATLAAMATLADQGKLHIEVGHLLPLSAVTEAHRLSESGRVRGKIVLTPWE
- a CDS encoding MaoC family dehydratase, producing MTTFPDFDALRAAVGTEIGVSEWITVDQHKIDLFAAATGDHQWIHVDSGRAADGPYGRTIAHGFLTLALLAPISQQVMTVDNARMAINYGLNKVRFISPVLVDSRVHGKVDLTAVHDITDGVEVKRTITIAAEGARRPACVAEHLVRYLT
- a CDS encoding FadD3 family acyl-CoA ligase, whose protein sequence is MTWETIPQMVSSSADRFGDAEAVVDGRQRLSFNQLADRIRCAAGAFANAGTQKGDRVAIWAPNSIEWIIAAFGVLTAGGVLVPVNTRFKTEEACDVIERSGARLVLVQQGFLGQDYVGPPGVSVIDLKSDFLTSGTPFEREIHGDDIADIIFTSGTTGRPKGVMMSHAQTLRLYAEWCDLADLREGDRYLMVNPFFHTFGLKAGLVAAFLRGATMLPVPVFEVDRVLELVERERVTMLPGPPTLYHALLETRGSHDLSSLRAAVTGAADIPVELIRRIRAELPFRSIMTGYGLTEAGTVTASRPGDSFEQIAGTVGVPCAGIEVRIAVDGEVLVRGYSVMQGYLDDPAATAETIDAEGWLHTGDLGDLDEGGRLRIVGRKKDMFIAGGFNVYPAEIEGYLLEHPAIAQAAVIGVPDERLGEVGKAFVVAKGPVSEDELITWSRQRMAGYKVPRSVRFLDSLPLNATGKVMKDQLPPAESEHP